The following proteins come from a genomic window of Alicyclobacillus dauci:
- a CDS encoding PIN/TRAM domain-containing protein, translated as MIKKVVHLFFAVIGVVLGYTFAPDLFTRVFHLGNNPVFQSKWFGAAIGGALFILATISLVNYVSALLRWLEERLKSAPLSDILGGTIGMVIGLVVAYLFSPEIRAIPVVGVPVQFFVSIFFAYLGLRIGFTKREDLLNLFAGKLSLKDRGDKDRKNNGMRPGEAKLLDTSVIIDGRIADLVETGFLDGTLIIPSFVLEELQHIADSSDVLKRNRGRRGLDVLNRIQKELKAPVQIVEIDFEDIQEVDSKLVRLAKKMSGKVMTNDFNLNKVCELQGVSVLNINDLANALKPIVLPGEELHVQVIKDGKEYNQGVAYLDDGTMIVIEGGREYIGGMLTVLVTSVLQTSAGRMIFAKPKLLEKAL; from the coding sequence ATGATAAAAAAGGTGGTTCACTTATTCTTTGCGGTAATCGGGGTAGTCCTTGGCTATACGTTTGCTCCGGACTTATTCACTCGTGTTTTTCATCTCGGCAATAATCCAGTTTTTCAGTCCAAGTGGTTTGGTGCCGCAATCGGTGGTGCATTGTTCATTTTGGCAACCATTTCGTTGGTCAATTATGTCTCCGCACTTTTACGGTGGTTGGAAGAGCGCTTAAAGAGTGCTCCCCTATCGGACATTCTCGGGGGCACGATTGGCATGGTCATCGGACTGGTTGTCGCCTATCTGTTCTCGCCGGAAATCCGGGCGATTCCCGTTGTTGGCGTACCTGTTCAGTTTTTTGTGAGCATCTTTTTTGCATACCTCGGTTTGCGGATTGGTTTCACCAAGCGGGAGGATCTTCTGAACCTCTTCGCAGGTAAGCTGTCTTTGAAGGATCGGGGTGACAAAGATCGCAAAAACAACGGTATGCGACCTGGCGAAGCCAAGCTATTAGACACATCTGTGATTATCGATGGTCGTATCGCAGATTTAGTGGAGACGGGCTTCTTGGATGGGACGCTCATCATTCCATCATTTGTGCTGGAGGAGTTGCAGCACATCGCTGACTCATCGGATGTCCTTAAGCGCAATCGGGGACGCCGCGGATTGGACGTGCTCAATCGGATCCAAAAGGAATTGAAGGCGCCTGTGCAAATCGTCGAGATCGATTTCGAGGACATTCAAGAAGTGGATTCAAAGCTCGTGAGACTTGCTAAAAAGATGAGCGGTAAAGTCATGACGAATGACTTTAACTTGAACAAAGTGTGTGAGTTGCAGGGTGTGTCTGTCCTAAACATTAACGACCTTGCAAATGCCCTGAAGCCCATTGTGCTTCCTGGGGAGGAGTTGCACGTACAAGTTATCAAAGACGGAAAAGAGTATAATCAAGGTGTTGCCTACCTAGATGACGGGACGATGATCGTCATTGAAGGTGGTCGCGAGTATATCGGTGGTATGTTGACCGTCTTGGTTACCAGCGTGCTTCAAACATCGGCAGGACGCATGATATTTGCAAAGCCGAAGTTGCTTGAGAAGGCATTGTGA
- a CDS encoding IspD/TarI family cytidylyltransferase produces MFFAVVVAAGQGRRMGFKKQFMDLAGRPMWIRSTGAMFTGGVECTVVVTSKEDHGAFAAELRSMEWASRCHLVVGGDTRHESVVAGIRRIWDIVKDKRVDPNSVLVAVHDAARPFVASDDIRRAFARASEHGAAILGRFCRDTVKWVEQDMVEKTIPREKLFLAETPQVIRGDIVRRAYFDAKLDTTPTDDSALLEELGIPVTCVESTRYNGKVTTPADLDYANWLASKLWGNEI; encoded by the coding sequence ATGTTTTTTGCGGTTGTGGTTGCAGCGGGGCAAGGAAGGCGAATGGGGTTTAAAAAGCAGTTTATGGACTTAGCTGGAAGGCCCATGTGGATTCGGTCTACGGGCGCCATGTTTACGGGCGGTGTAGAGTGTACAGTCGTCGTGACCAGCAAGGAAGACCACGGCGCTTTCGCCGCTGAACTGCGGAGTATGGAATGGGCGAGTCGATGTCATCTGGTCGTAGGGGGTGACACGCGGCACGAATCCGTTGTTGCAGGGATTCGTCGAATTTGGGACATCGTTAAAGACAAGAGGGTGGATCCCAACAGTGTCCTCGTCGCTGTTCACGATGCAGCTCGTCCCTTTGTTGCATCGGACGACATCCGTCGAGCGTTTGCACGCGCGTCCGAGCATGGTGCTGCCATCCTTGGTCGGTTTTGTCGCGACACTGTTAAATGGGTCGAGCAGGACATGGTTGAGAAGACCATTCCCCGAGAGAAGCTCTTTCTTGCAGAGACACCACAGGTCATTCGGGGAGATATTGTTCGCAGAGCCTATTTTGACGCCAAATTGGACACAACACCAACGGACGACAGCGCATTGCTTGAGGAATTGGGGATTCCCGTCACGTGTGTCGAGTCAACTCGTTACAACGGGAAGGTCACGACGCCAGCTGATTTAGACTACGCAAATTGGTTGGCAAGCAAATTGTGGGGGAACGAGATTTGA
- the ispF gene encoding 2-C-methyl-D-erythritol 2,4-cyclodiphosphate synthase produces MRIGFGFDVHEVAPDRPLVLGGVQIPAEFGLLGHSDADVVLHAVMDAMLGALALGDIGQHFPNTDSRYKDADSYALLQRVWTLVTSQGYKLGNLDVMVLAEAPKLTPHVGKMRERIASACEANTGQISVKATTMETLGFVGRREGIAAQAVVLLVSNVV; encoded by the coding sequence ATGAGAATTGGATTTGGATTTGACGTACACGAAGTTGCGCCGGATCGTCCATTGGTGCTGGGCGGCGTGCAGATACCCGCTGAGTTTGGGCTCTTAGGTCATTCAGATGCCGATGTCGTGCTACATGCGGTGATGGATGCCATGCTTGGCGCCCTTGCGTTGGGAGACATCGGTCAGCACTTCCCCAACACGGACAGTCGCTACAAGGATGCCGACAGTTACGCACTCTTGCAGCGCGTGTGGACACTCGTGACCAGTCAGGGGTACAAGTTGGGCAACCTCGACGTCATGGTGTTGGCGGAGGCACCAAAATTGACTCCCCACGTGGGCAAAATGCGGGAGCGTATAGCCAGCGCATGTGAAGCGAACACCGGCCAGATATCCGTCAAGGCGACGACAATGGAGACACTTGGTTTCGTTGGCCGACGTGAGGGTATCGCGGCACAGGCTGTCGTGCTGTTGGTTTCGAATGTCGTGTGA
- the gltX gene encoding glutamate--tRNA ligase has protein sequence MTVRVRFAPSPTGHLHIGSVRTALFNFLFARRHGGKLILRIEDTDTNRNIEGAELQFLEGFRWLGVEWDEGFDVGGPHAPYRCMERLDLYRDHVTQLLAKGIAYPCFCSDEELAAEREAAEREGRVPRYSGKCYALSHEEREAKMASGESYSIRFHVPAGEELVVDDIIRGQVTFQTDDIGDFVIVKSNGIPTYNFQVVVDDAAMEITHVIRAEEHLSNTPRQLLVYHAFGFAVPKFAHLPIVLDHNRKKLSKRDPNVLPIQQYEALGYVPHAIINFLALLGWSPEGEEELFDLEALCSQFDLARVSKAGAVFDVDKLNWMANQYFKALPLETATDMVEQQLERAERRVPAATSANWLQEVVSLYQDQMACAADFLRLSEGFFTPSVSFEEEAQTILQDEAARAVVEAYLSLAREDQEWTADASRARFKQIQKDKGVKGRALFMPVRAAVTGAVHGPDLQRTIALLPREWVLDRLARALSLTS, from the coding sequence ATGACTGTTCGCGTTCGGTTTGCTCCAAGTCCAACAGGACATTTACATATTGGCAGTGTGCGCACTGCACTCTTTAACTTCCTTTTCGCTCGTCGCCATGGCGGAAAACTCATCTTACGCATTGAGGATACGGACACCAATCGCAACATTGAGGGTGCCGAATTGCAGTTCCTCGAAGGGTTCCGGTGGCTCGGTGTAGAGTGGGATGAAGGTTTCGATGTCGGTGGTCCGCACGCTCCGTATCGATGTATGGAGCGATTGGATCTATATCGCGATCACGTCACACAACTGCTCGCCAAAGGCATCGCTTATCCCTGTTTTTGCAGCGACGAGGAATTGGCAGCAGAGCGTGAAGCAGCGGAGCGCGAAGGACGGGTGCCTAGGTACAGCGGGAAGTGTTACGCACTTTCCCACGAAGAACGGGAAGCGAAAATGGCTTCTGGCGAGTCTTACAGCATTCGCTTCCACGTCCCTGCGGGCGAGGAACTCGTTGTGGACGACATCATTCGCGGCCAAGTGACATTCCAAACGGATGACATTGGGGACTTCGTCATTGTCAAATCAAACGGGATCCCGACATACAACTTCCAAGTGGTGGTTGACGATGCGGCTATGGAAATTACTCACGTCATTCGCGCGGAGGAACATTTGTCGAACACGCCTCGGCAATTGCTTGTATACCACGCGTTTGGTTTTGCTGTGCCGAAGTTTGCTCACTTGCCTATCGTTCTCGATCACAACCGAAAAAAACTGAGCAAACGCGACCCGAACGTGCTTCCAATTCAGCAGTACGAGGCACTTGGTTATGTTCCACACGCCATCATTAACTTTCTGGCACTGCTCGGTTGGTCACCAGAGGGCGAAGAGGAGTTATTTGATCTCGAAGCGCTCTGCAGCCAGTTCGATCTCGCTCGTGTCAGCAAGGCGGGCGCCGTCTTCGACGTTGACAAACTCAACTGGATGGCAAACCAATATTTCAAGGCTTTGCCTCTAGAGACGGCAACGGACATGGTTGAGCAACAGTTGGAACGGGCAGAGCGCCGAGTCCCGGCCGCTACGTCTGCCAACTGGTTGCAGGAAGTCGTGTCGCTTTACCAAGACCAGATGGCTTGTGCTGCCGATTTTCTCAGACTATCGGAGGGTTTTTTCACGCCGAGTGTATCGTTTGAGGAAGAGGCACAAACGATACTTCAAGACGAAGCAGCAAGAGCCGTCGTCGAAGCTTACTTGTCGCTGGCACGAGAGGATCAGGAGTGGACGGCGGATGCGAGTCGCGCCCGTTTTAAACAGATTCAGAAAGACAAGGGTGTCAAAGGTCGTGCTCTGTTCATGCCGGTTCGCGCTGCCGTTACTGGTGCAGTTCACGGTCCCGATTTGCAACGGACTATCGCACTGTTGCCCCGTGAATGGGTTCTTGATCGACTTGCAAGAGCCCTATCATTAACGTCATAA